From Permianibacter aggregans, a single genomic window includes:
- a CDS encoding ABC transporter ATP-binding protein, with product MAKIIVKNLTLDYPIVGVSSRSLKNRIIGAATGGMVSGGESVRVVRALNNVNFELNDGDRLALIGHNGAGKSTLLRVLAGIFEPSFGSVSVSGRVVSTLNLNLGMESEATGIENIVSRGLLLGMPRAEINSHLEEIACFTELGEFLDMPVRIYSSGMLTRLAFGTVTAMQADVLLMDEVIGTGDASFMDKAERRLNAFMQNSKILVLASHSESVLKKFCNKGLLLDHGNQVRFGEIGEVIAEYEKVRSR from the coding sequence ATGGCGAAGATAATTGTAAAAAACTTAACGCTTGACTACCCCATCGTAGGAGTATCCAGTCGCTCACTAAAGAACAGAATTATTGGTGCGGCTACAGGAGGGATGGTTTCCGGCGGAGAGTCAGTCCGGGTTGTTAGAGCATTGAATAATGTTAACTTCGAATTGAACGACGGCGATCGGCTTGCGTTAATTGGTCACAACGGTGCGGGTAAGTCAACGTTGTTAAGAGTTTTGGCAGGAATATTTGAGCCTTCCTTCGGATCGGTTTCAGTTTCGGGAAGAGTGGTTTCGACGTTGAATTTGAATTTGGGGATGGAAAGCGAAGCTACTGGTATTGAGAATATTGTCAGTAGAGGATTGTTGTTAGGAATGCCTAGAGCTGAGATCAATTCGCATCTCGAAGAGATTGCCTGTTTCACCGAACTTGGCGAGTTTCTTGATATGCCAGTTCGAATTTATTCATCAGGAATGTTGACTCGATTAGCGTTTGGCACGGTGACTGCCATGCAAGCCGATGTACTCTTGATGGATGAGGTAATTGGTACGGGTGACGCATCATTCATGGATAAGGCAGAGAGAAGGTTAAACGCCTTTATGCAGAACTCAAAAATTTTGGTGCTTGCTTCGCATTCTGAGAGTGTGCTGAAAAAGTTCTGCAACAAGGGTTTGTTGTTAGACCATGGAAATCAGGTACGCTTTGGTGAAATAGGCGAAGTAATCGCGGAATACGAGAAGGTAAGATCAAGATGA
- a CDS encoding ABC transporter permease: MSKLSKDISLAIRSYHLWGYLSWQDIRLRYRRSKIGPLWITLSMALFCLALGFVYSKLFNADLKEYLPFLSFGYIAWSFVSGLTTEMPNIFVDSSAYFKDIRLNPLVVIARAFSRATIIFAHNLIIVVGIWFYFDMFPGWNLLQIFPSLALVVCNLFFIGVCLAIVGARFRDIAPIVQSLVQIVFFITPIFWFPRLLPEGSLIIHLNPYGYFVDLIRSPLLGQSVAFDTWVASVLVLFLSAFAASWLYRAKSARIPFWV; encoded by the coding sequence GTGAGCAAATTGAGTAAAGATATTTCTCTGGCTATTAGGTCATATCATTTGTGGGGCTATTTGTCTTGGCAAGACATTCGGCTGCGATATAGGCGGTCAAAGATCGGCCCACTTTGGATTACTTTAAGTATGGCACTTTTCTGTTTGGCGCTCGGATTTGTTTATAGCAAACTATTCAATGCCGATCTAAAGGAGTATTTGCCATTTTTGTCGTTTGGTTACATCGCTTGGTCTTTTGTTTCAGGCCTAACTACAGAGATGCCGAATATTTTTGTAGATAGTTCAGCCTACTTTAAAGATATAAGGCTTAACCCTCTTGTTGTGATAGCTAGAGCATTTTCCAGGGCAACGATAATCTTTGCTCATAATCTTATAATTGTTGTTGGAATTTGGTTTTACTTCGACATGTTCCCCGGCTGGAACCTTTTACAGATTTTTCCGAGTCTAGCATTGGTTGTTTGCAATTTGTTTTTCATTGGCGTGTGTTTGGCAATTGTCGGTGCAAGGTTTAGAGATATTGCCCCAATAGTTCAGAGTTTAGTTCAGATTGTGTTCTTTATTACGCCTATTTTTTGGTTTCCACGATTGCTGCCAGAAGGAAGTCTAATTATTCACCTGAACCCGTATGGCTACTTTGTTGATTTAATTCGATCACCACTATTGGGGCAGAGTGTAGCTTTCGATACGTGGGTTGCTTCGGTTCTGGTTTTGTTTTTGAGTGCGTTCGCCGCTTCGTGGCTATATAGAGCGAAATCCGCAAGAATTCCTTTCTGGGTGTGA
- the lhgO gene encoding L-2-hydroxyglutarate oxidase: MNSTFDYIIVGAGIVGLSVARELRFRQPTARILIIEKESGLGFHASGRNSGVMHCGIYYGTDTLKAKVCAEGAKRMIAYAQQNSIAVEQAGKVILASSDEQLPIVERLMTNARENGIHAERIGLDRLKQLEPAAAEGAAIFCKDTAVIDSKAVLKHLCNELMTQGVVFEFDCEFQRKITNGVIRTSKGKFSYGRLINCAGAYADQVAKSFGLAEDYALVPFKGIYWKLSDKANHLVRSNIYPVPDISLPFLGVHLTRVVSGDVYVGPTAIPALGRENYGILRGSKFFEASTIGFRLARMYLEDKNNFRKLAHLEMGKYFKRNFLSAAQKLVPSLTLEDFVPTEKCGIRPQLINKRTGKLEMDFMLESTQDSVHVLNAISPAFTSAFSFSEFVVERAKG, translated from the coding sequence ATGAATTCCACATTTGATTATATCATCGTTGGGGCCGGCATAGTCGGCCTCAGCGTTGCCAGAGAACTTAGATTCCGGCAGCCAACCGCGCGCATTCTTATTATTGAGAAAGAATCTGGCCTGGGTTTTCATGCGAGTGGCAGAAACAGTGGCGTGATGCACTGCGGTATTTATTACGGAACCGATACCCTGAAAGCAAAGGTTTGCGCAGAAGGCGCCAAACGGATGATTGCTTATGCTCAGCAAAATAGTATTGCGGTTGAGCAAGCAGGAAAGGTTATTCTTGCCAGCAGTGATGAGCAGTTACCCATCGTTGAACGCTTAATGACCAATGCAAGGGAAAATGGCATTCACGCTGAACGGATTGGATTAGACCGGTTGAAACAATTGGAGCCCGCCGCTGCTGAGGGGGCTGCGATATTCTGCAAAGACACGGCTGTAATTGATAGTAAGGCAGTGCTTAAGCATTTATGTAATGAACTGATGACGCAAGGCGTAGTGTTTGAATTTGATTGCGAGTTTCAGCGAAAGATTACGAACGGTGTTATTCGAACCAGCAAAGGAAAGTTTAGTTACGGTAGATTGATCAACTGTGCTGGTGCTTATGCTGACCAGGTCGCCAAGTCATTTGGGCTGGCAGAAGATTATGCATTGGTGCCTTTTAAGGGCATCTATTGGAAGCTGAGTGACAAGGCTAATCATTTAGTGAGGTCAAATATTTATCCTGTGCCAGATATTTCACTACCGTTTCTCGGTGTTCACCTAACCAGAGTGGTGAGTGGTGACGTATATGTTGGTCCGACGGCTATCCCTGCACTCGGAAGGGAAAATTATGGCATTCTTCGCGGGAGCAAGTTCTTTGAGGCTTCAACGATTGGCTTCAGGCTTGCGAGAATGTATTTGGAAGACAAGAATAACTTCAGAAAGTTGGCGCATCTGGAGATGGGGAAATACTTCAAACGGAACTTCCTTTCCGCTGCTCAAAAATTGGTGCCGTCTTTGACTCTTGAGGATTTTGTTCCAACCGAAAAGTGCGGGATCCGTCCTCAACTCATTAATAAAAGAACTGGGAAGCTTGAGATGGATTTTATGCTTGAAAGTACTCAAGACTCAGTGCATGTTTTGAATGCAATATCTCCGGCGTTTACGAGCGCATTTAGTTTCTCCGAGTTCGTGGTTGAAAGAGCCAAAGGTTAA
- the gmhB gene encoding D-glycero-beta-D-manno-heptose 1,7-bisphosphate 7-phosphatase, whose translation MRYKCVILDRDGVINHDSDSYIKSLEEWSPICGSISAIAELCKLGLTVCVATNQSAVARGLMTEESLLRIHEHLKTLVKDAGGCIKEIHYCPHHPQDNCTCRKPNSGMLENICTNLHFHPSEVLFVGDNHSDYECAKRFGCDFALVLTGKGARVEKLIDKNVSRFLNLQALVTSLRDQGIKDPALDSR comes from the coding sequence ATGCGATACAAATGCGTGATTCTCGACAGAGACGGGGTGATAAATCACGACTCAGACTCTTACATTAAGTCACTTGAGGAATGGTCCCCCATTTGTGGCTCTATTTCGGCAATCGCAGAACTCTGTAAGCTTGGATTGACGGTTTGTGTCGCAACCAATCAATCCGCTGTAGCGCGAGGCTTAATGACGGAAGAATCATTACTTCGAATTCATGAGCACTTGAAAACCCTTGTTAAGGATGCAGGGGGATGCATCAAAGAAATTCACTATTGTCCTCATCACCCTCAGGACAACTGTACATGCCGTAAACCAAACTCGGGGATGCTGGAAAATATTTGTACCAACCTACACTTCCACCCGAGTGAGGTTTTGTTTGTAGGCGATAATCATAGTGATTACGAATGCGCGAAACGTTTTGGCTGTGATTTTGCTTTGGTGCTAACGGGAAAAGGCGCGCGAGTAGAAAAACTGATCGATAAAAATGTCAGTCGCTTTCTGAATTTGCAGGCGCTTGTAACATCATTGAGAGACCAAGGAATTAAGGACCCCGCGCTAGATTCCCGATAA
- the rfbC gene encoding dTDP-4-dehydrorhamnose 3,5-epimerase, whose product MNIVKLDIPEIIVYEPKVFDDERGCFFESFNQKTLEGVIGRKLEFVQDNYSVSKRGVVRGFHFQLPPMAQGKLVHVVRGEVLDVVVDVRQSSPSFGRWTSQLLTSDNRKRMWIPEGFAHGFLVISEVAEFNYKVTNFYCPEKEVTLSYSCIDLDWRRYLPIGVELLVSDKDKMGEQLDVLVSSERVFAQN is encoded by the coding sequence ATGAACATTGTTAAACTGGATATTCCTGAAATTATCGTTTATGAGCCGAAGGTTTTTGACGATGAAAGAGGCTGTTTCTTTGAGAGTTTCAACCAAAAAACACTCGAGGGGGTAATCGGTCGAAAGCTTGAGTTTGTTCAGGATAACTACTCAGTTTCCAAGCGTGGGGTAGTTCGGGGATTTCATTTTCAGCTACCTCCCATGGCGCAAGGAAAGTTAGTGCACGTTGTTCGAGGTGAGGTTTTGGATGTGGTGGTTGACGTTAGACAAAGCTCACCAAGCTTTGGACGGTGGACAAGTCAGCTTTTGACTTCTGACAACAGAAAGCGTATGTGGATTCCAGAGGGGTTTGCTCATGGCTTTTTGGTGATTTCGGAGGTCGCTGAGTTTAACTATAAGGTCACCAATTTCTATTGTCCCGAGAAAGAGGTCACGCTTTCCTATTCTTGTATCGACTTGGATTGGAGGCGGTACTTACCAATAGGTGTTGAGCTGTTGGTAAGCGATAAAGACAAGATGGGTGAACAGCTTGATGTGCTTGTTTCAAGCGAAAGAGTGTTTGCACAAAATTAG
- the rfbA gene encoding glucose-1-phosphate thymidylyltransferase RfbA has product MKRKGIILAGGAATRLHPSTLFISKQLLPVYDKPMVYYPLSTLMLAGIRDILIISTHQDIPRFQQLLGDGRSWGINLSYAVQHSPDGLAQAFLIGEQFIGNSPSALVLGDNIFHGHNFQEQLTTANDQKEGALIFAYHVHDPERYGVVEFDKNDRAISIEEKPRKPKSNYAVTGLYFYDQQVIDIAKSLHPSARGELEITDLNRTYLERGKLRVELLGRGCAWLDTGTHDSLLDAGQFIATIERRQGLKVSCPEEIAYRNGWISAEELEQLAQPLMNNQYGRYLQRILTEKVFL; this is encoded by the coding sequence ATGAAAAGGAAAGGAATCATCCTTGCGGGTGGGGCCGCTACACGCTTGCATCCATCCACCTTATTCATTAGCAAACAATTGCTACCGGTTTACGACAAACCAATGGTGTATTACCCGCTCAGCACATTGATGCTTGCAGGTATACGCGACATTCTGATTATTTCCACACATCAGGACATTCCGCGTTTTCAGCAGTTATTGGGTGATGGTCGAAGCTGGGGGATTAATCTATCCTACGCCGTGCAGCATTCCCCTGACGGGCTGGCACAAGCATTCCTGATTGGTGAGCAATTTATTGGAAATTCGCCGTCGGCGCTGGTACTGGGCGACAATATTTTTCACGGTCATAACTTTCAAGAGCAATTAACTACAGCAAATGACCAGAAAGAGGGGGCTTTGATTTTCGCATACCATGTTCATGACCCGGAGCGTTATGGCGTTGTAGAGTTTGATAAAAATGATCGGGCTATAAGCATTGAGGAAAAGCCTCGTAAACCTAAGTCAAATTACGCGGTAACAGGTCTTTATTTTTATGATCAGCAAGTCATTGATATAGCAAAAAGTTTGCACCCATCTGCTCGGGGGGAGCTGGAAATAACAGATCTGAATCGAACTTACCTTGAGCGTGGAAAACTGCGCGTAGAGTTATTGGGCAGAGGTTGCGCGTGGTTGGACACAGGAACTCATGATTCTTTACTTGATGCGGGTCAGTTTATAGCAACGATAGAACGGCGGCAGGGCTTAAAAGTCTCGTGCCCGGAGGAAATTGCGTACCGAAATGGCTGGATAAGCGCTGAAGAGTTAGAACAACTCGCGCAACCTTTGATGAATAATCAATATGGACGCTATTTGCAAAGGATTTTGACCGAGAAAGTCTTTTTATGA
- a CDS encoding NAD-dependent epimerase/dehydratase family protein yields the protein MYYILGGNGFVGSAYAKLLAELNLPFQVISRGNYQKFVGTSCDVLINANGNSKKFLGNTDPEKEFIESVLSVRKSLIDFKFNKYVYLSTSDIYPDCSNVELTHEDTIPDVTKQSTYGFHKYLAEQCVRHSSKRWLIVRQGGFVGEGLKKNAIYDVLHGEKLWVNPESTFQFINTLDSARCVLELIKSDINNEVVNLTAKGVISIAHVMKLANREIPGGEDAKPVHYEISTKKVEQLVELPTTIETITRFLDVH from the coding sequence ATGTACTATATTCTGGGTGGAAATGGCTTTGTCGGGTCTGCATATGCGAAACTTTTGGCTGAACTGAACTTGCCATTTCAGGTTATCTCTCGAGGTAACTATCAAAAATTTGTTGGCACGTCTTGTGATGTATTAATCAATGCCAATGGAAACTCGAAAAAGTTTCTTGGTAATACAGATCCTGAAAAAGAGTTTATAGAAAGCGTTCTCAGCGTAAGAAAGAGTTTAATTGATTTCAAGTTCAACAAGTATGTGTATCTTTCTACGAGTGATATCTATCCGGACTGCTCGAATGTCGAGCTGACACATGAAGATACGATTCCCGATGTGACTAAGCAAAGCACCTATGGATTTCATAAGTATCTCGCTGAGCAATGTGTTCGCCATTCCTCTAAGCGCTGGCTAATTGTGCGACAGGGCGGTTTTGTGGGTGAAGGGCTTAAAAAGAATGCCATTTATGACGTACTACATGGCGAGAAACTTTGGGTTAATCCAGAAAGTACGTTTCAGTTCATCAATACGCTTGACTCGGCGAGATGTGTATTGGAACTCATTAAGAGTGACATTAATAATGAGGTGGTCAACCTTACAGCAAAAGGCGTTATTTCCATTGCTCATGTCATGAAGCTTGCGAACCGTGAGATTCCAGGTGGTGAGGATGCAAAACCAGTGCACTACGAAATCTCAACAAAAAAAGTAGAGCAACTTGTTGAGCTGCCCACAACGATTGAAACGATTACTCGCTTTTTAGATGTGCATTAA
- a CDS encoding sugar phosphate nucleotidyltransferase, translating into MKSLIILAGGLGTRLRSAVADKPKPLAPVAGKPFIDYLIERWAKLGFSSITLSVGYLGDMIEQYAQCSPHSSILRIVHEATPLGTGGAIRHTLVELSDDEEWVLVANGDTWFPCEPDKLASVSNRHGYPIVVAATTVTTNDRYGSIRVGENQSISRFSEPTNGDDIINAGIYLLKRSYYLEATAEFNGPFSFERDVLVSQAQMGKVGVSIQNGLFIDIGIPSDFKRAQSLFLK; encoded by the coding sequence GTGAAATCGTTGATTATACTGGCAGGAGGCCTAGGTACTCGTCTGCGATCCGCCGTAGCGGACAAGCCTAAACCATTAGCTCCAGTTGCCGGTAAACCGTTTATCGACTATTTGATCGAGAGATGGGCCAAGCTAGGTTTTAGTAGTATTACTTTGTCAGTGGGTTACTTGGGCGATATGATTGAGCAATACGCGCAGTGTAGCCCTCACAGTTCAATTTTGCGAATCGTTCATGAGGCCACTCCATTGGGGACTGGAGGAGCTATTCGCCATACCTTAGTTGAATTGTCTGATGATGAAGAGTGGGTTTTGGTAGCGAATGGCGATACATGGTTTCCTTGTGAGCCAGATAAGCTTGCATCGGTTTCAAATAGGCATGGTTATCCAATCGTTGTCGCGGCCACCACGGTTACGACCAACGATCGCTACGGTAGTATCCGTGTGGGCGAAAACCAGTCAATAAGCAGATTTTCAGAACCTACTAACGGTGATGACATAATAAATGCAGGCATATATTTGCTTAAGCGTAGCTATTATCTGGAAGCCACGGCCGAATTTAACGGGCCGTTCTCGTTTGAGCGAGACGTACTAGTGTCTCAAGCACAAATGGGAAAGGTCGGCGTATCCATACAAAACGGCCTTTTTATTGATATCGGTATTCCGAGCGACTTTAAAAGGGCTCAATCTCTGTTTTTGAAATGA
- a CDS encoding NAD-dependent epimerase/dehydratase family protein, translating to MSLQILVTGGAGYLGSIMVPDLLSLGHKVTVIDNFMYEQNSLAHVCANEHFDIIRGDIRDESLMKQKLSKADVVIPLAALVGAPICKKDPVGATTINHDAVLMMLKHVGRQQMILMPTTNSAYGSGDKNNFCTEESPLNPVSKYAKDKVEIEKALMEHPNAISFRLATVFGMSPRMRLDLLVNDFTYRAVNDRFVVLFESSFKRNYIHVRDVSRAFQHGIKNFETMKGQIYNVGLSEANVSKRELCETINKYVPDFVFLDAPVGKDPDQRNYIVSNEKIERTGYKPAHSLDSGIKELIKGYSMIRNTRYGNV from the coding sequence ATGAGTCTTCAAATTCTTGTGACGGGTGGTGCGGGCTATCTCGGTTCGATTATGGTTCCGGACCTGCTTTCTCTAGGGCACAAAGTAACGGTCATCGACAACTTCATGTATGAGCAGAATAGTCTTGCTCATGTATGTGCCAATGAGCATTTTGACATCATTCGCGGTGATATTCGTGATGAGTCGTTGATGAAGCAAAAGCTTTCAAAAGCTGATGTAGTCATTCCATTGGCGGCATTGGTTGGCGCGCCTATCTGCAAAAAAGATCCCGTTGGTGCAACCACAATTAACCACGACGCAGTTTTGATGATGTTAAAGCATGTTGGTCGTCAACAGATGATTTTGATGCCAACGACAAACAGTGCATATGGTTCTGGCGATAAAAATAATTTTTGTACTGAGGAGTCTCCATTAAATCCCGTATCAAAATATGCCAAAGACAAAGTCGAGATTGAGAAAGCATTAATGGAACATCCGAATGCGATCAGCTTTCGCTTAGCAACAGTTTTTGGTATGTCGCCTAGGATGCGTCTGGACTTGCTTGTCAACGACTTTACATACCGAGCCGTAAACGATCGTTTTGTTGTGCTCTTTGAAAGTAGTTTCAAGCGCAATTATATTCATGTAAGAGACGTCAGTCGCGCCTTTCAGCATGGCATCAAGAATTTTGAGACAATGAAAGGACAAATCTACAATGTAGGATTGTCCGAGGCAAACGTATCTAAGCGTGAGCTATGCGAAACAATTAATAAATATGTTCCGGACTTCGTTTTCCTGGATGCTCCGGTAGGAAAGGACCCGGACCAAAGAAATTATATTGTCTCCAATGAAAAAATTGAAAGAACCGGATACAAACCAGCACACTCACTAGATTCTGGTATAAAGGAGCTCATTAAGGGATATAGCATGATCAGAAATACTCGGTATGGGAACGTGTGA
- a CDS encoding GDP-L-fucose synthase family protein, with protein sequence MKDQKVLCTGATGFLGRHVVSALQERYGESNVVSVSSKDYNLLNFSDCQKMLVDTNPGIVVHLAAYSGGIGANRKYPADFFFKNSLFVTNMFEAAARFGLKKLVYTMGGCSYPAKATSPIDESQMWNGYPQQESAGYSVAKKMGIVASESYRQQYGLNSVVLIPGNLYGEYDNFRTEESHVVPAMVRRYFETKQRGEKSITMWGDGSPVRDFAYAGDVAKLIPWFLENYDSSEPVNISSGTETSIRYLAETIKEKMGWDGTIEWDTSKPNGQMVKIFDVKRLNALGLSCDTPLSEGLDRTIKWFEKNYAAASDGLRL encoded by the coding sequence ATGAAAGATCAGAAAGTTCTATGTACAGGTGCTACTGGGTTCTTAGGAAGGCACGTTGTAAGTGCGCTACAAGAGCGTTATGGTGAATCTAATGTCGTCTCGGTGTCGTCGAAAGACTATAATCTGCTCAACTTTTCAGATTGCCAGAAAATGTTGGTCGATACTAACCCTGGTATAGTTGTTCACTTGGCCGCTTACTCTGGAGGTATAGGCGCTAACAGAAAATACCCAGCGGATTTTTTCTTCAAAAACTCTTTGTTCGTGACCAATATGTTTGAGGCTGCGGCGAGGTTCGGCCTGAAAAAGCTGGTGTACACGATGGGGGGGTGCAGTTATCCTGCGAAAGCGACGTCGCCTATCGATGAGTCGCAAATGTGGAATGGTTATCCACAACAGGAGAGTGCAGGGTATTCAGTTGCAAAAAAAATGGGAATCGTTGCTTCGGAAAGCTATAGACAACAGTATGGTCTGAATTCTGTCGTTTTGATACCAGGAAATCTTTATGGCGAGTACGATAATTTTCGTACTGAAGAGTCGCATGTGGTGCCTGCGATGGTGCGTCGTTATTTCGAGACGAAACAACGTGGCGAAAAGTCAATTACGATGTGGGGGGATGGTAGCCCTGTCCGCGATTTCGCATACGCCGGCGATGTCGCAAAACTGATTCCGTGGTTTCTCGAGAACTACGATAGTAGCGAACCGGTTAACATTTCTTCAGGAACTGAAACTTCTATACGTTATCTCGCGGAAACCATCAAAGAGAAGATGGGCTGGGATGGAACGATTGAATGGGATACATCAAAACCCAATGGTCAGATGGTAAAGATCTTTGACGTAAAACGGTTAAACGCTCTAGGGCTTTCTTGTGACACCCCATTGAGTGAGGGGCTGGATAGAACCATCAAATGGTTTGAAAAAAATTACGCAGCTGCATCGGATGGCTTGCGTTTGTGA
- a CDS encoding GHMP family kinase ATP-binding protein: MIISRTPFRISFFGGGTDYPGWYLKNGGAVLSTSFDKYCYITCRELPPFFDHKYRIAYSRVENALTADSIEHPAVRAVISQMEINEGLEIHCDADLPARSGLGSSSSFVVGLLNALKAYKGIRVSKQWLAKEAIRIEQEVLAESVGSQDQTAAAFGGMNVIHFDRDGGIRVEPVICSRDRVELLNDHLMLFFTGFSRIASEVAKAQVQNISKKEADLHRMRTMVDEGLEILCENRDIREFGELLHLGWTLKRGLSEKVSNDQIDALYERARIAGAVGGKLLGAGAGGFMLLFVEPSRRNEVKAALSELIHVPFRFENSGAQVVYYQP; encoded by the coding sequence ATGATTATCTCTAGAACCCCATTTAGAATCTCTTTTTTTGGCGGTGGTACAGACTATCCCGGTTGGTACCTTAAAAATGGTGGAGCAGTGCTTAGTACGTCATTCGACAAGTACTGTTATATTACTTGCAGGGAACTGCCACCATTTTTTGATCATAAATATCGAATTGCCTATTCTCGTGTAGAAAATGCACTGACTGCGGATTCTATTGAGCATCCTGCAGTTCGCGCAGTTATTTCTCAAATGGAAATAAATGAAGGATTGGAAATTCACTGTGACGCAGATCTCCCGGCGCGCTCTGGCTTGGGATCGAGTTCCTCGTTTGTTGTGGGGCTATTAAATGCGTTAAAAGCTTACAAAGGTATCAGAGTTTCAAAACAGTGGCTGGCTAAAGAGGCAATACGCATTGAACAAGAGGTTCTTGCTGAAAGTGTTGGGTCACAGGACCAGACTGCGGCGGCCTTTGGGGGAATGAATGTTATTCATTTCGATCGAGATGGTGGAATACGAGTTGAACCAGTCATCTGCTCGAGAGATAGGGTAGAGCTTCTTAACGATCATCTTATGTTGTTTTTCACAGGATTTTCAAGAATCGCATCAGAAGTCGCAAAAGCGCAAGTTCAGAATATCTCAAAAAAAGAAGCCGATTTGCATCGGATGCGCACGATGGTTGATGAGGGCTTGGAAATACTGTGTGAGAATCGTGATATTAGAGAGTTCGGTGAGCTACTACATTTGGGCTGGACACTTAAGCGCGGCCTGTCTGAAAAGGTAAGTAATGATCAGATTGATGCTCTTTATGAACGCGCCCGAATTGCTGGTGCGGTTGGTGGCAAGTTGTTGGGGGCTGGCGCGGGGGGATTTATGCTGCTTTTTGTCGAGCCTTCGCGTAGAAACGAAGTTAAGGCTGCTTTGAGTGAGTTGATTCACGTTCCTTTTAGGTTCGAGAATTCAGGGGCTCAAGTAGTTTACTATCAGCCATAA
- a CDS encoding D-sedoheptulose-7-phosphate isomerase, whose product MLNYKSLLSQNVQDSIHAKKSILEDSTLLDNFNAATECLVECYKRGGRLYIAGNGGSAADSQHLAAEFVSKLARDRNPLPSEALTTDSSILTAIGNDYGYQYVFSRQLQAKLQPNDVFLAITTSGMSQNIVEALNVCKEKNVKSILLTGRDGGRCAEIADFNLIVPGTKTSTIQELHIVLAHTMCEAVETKMFFENT is encoded by the coding sequence ATGTTGAACTACAAGTCGTTGCTAAGTCAGAACGTGCAAGATTCAATACACGCCAAGAAATCAATTTTGGAAGACAGCACGTTGCTGGATAACTTTAACGCGGCGACAGAGTGTCTTGTCGAATGTTATAAGCGAGGAGGTCGGCTGTATATCGCTGGAAATGGAGGGTCGGCTGCGGACTCTCAACATCTTGCTGCCGAGTTTGTGAGTAAGCTTGCTCGAGACCGAAACCCGTTACCGTCCGAGGCTTTAACGACAGATAGCTCAATTTTAACCGCTATTGGTAATGATTACGGATATCAGTATGTGTTTTCTCGGCAGTTACAAGCGAAGCTGCAACCAAACGACGTTTTTTTGGCAATTACCACCTCTGGTATGTCTCAGAACATTGTAGAAGCACTGAACGTGTGCAAAGAAAAAAATGTCAAGTCCATTTTGTTAACTGGTCGTGATGGCGGTCGGTGCGCAGAAATTGCAGACTTTAACTTGATTGTGCCTGGTACAAAAACTAGTACCATCCAGGAGCTGCATATCGTTCTCGCTCACACCATGTGTGAGGCGGTTGAAACAAAGATGTTCTTTGAAAATACCTAA